The DNA window TTGATAGTATCTTCTGAAACCGAGCAATAATGGCATCGGAAGTTTATACTTTTTAGCTTGTAGTAACAATTACTAGCGACAATTTTGTGCGGAAGACATCTTGGGATTCTTGAGTTGGTAACTTCTCCTCAATTGCTCAATGTATCTACAAATTTGTTCTTGAAAAGTGCAGTGTAGAAAGTTTCTACAAGCTGCCAACAGATGGATGACTCTCCTTTCTCTTGTTGAGCCATTTTGTGGCAAAGCTTGAATAAAACTTTATCCTCCTGGCTGGACTGGGACCTTTGCTGTTGATGCTCTAAACAGAGGTAACTGTGTAGCTCTGTTTCTATGAAATGTTGATTTTACATTATGCTGGGAGCAATGTAAAAGAGTTCCACTAACACTGAAGGCTGAGATTTAGTCTAATAATTTCACTCTTAACCAACAAAGCTAGCCTTACAAGTACAAGAAAGAGACAACGGGATGAACCATATGACCAATTGCAATCAAAGGTGATGAACCGAAATTAACTCTTCTAGATGTGTTGTAAAATAACAAGCTAATGCATCAATTGAGAAGTCTCCTCAGCCATTGACGAGGGAGAGCTGAGAAGCTCAACGGAGAAGAAAGCATCAAATGACCCATATAAGACACAACAACATCTTGGTAAGATTGTGAATCCGCGTGAGATCAAGGAGAAGAGATATTCGAGAATGAGGGATAgcttggttggtcaggttgtctgctcaggaccttgaggtccagagttctattctcaccaggaggtttgggatttgggtagttttccatctaCTGCGGtgaccttcatgcccctcgagcATGGCTTAGTGTGTGTGtgaccttcatgcccctcgagcATGGCTTAGcatgtgtgtggcctgtgggcctttcaaaaaaaaaaagaaaaagaaaaaggtgaagAGATATCCTCTCATCAAAGTTAGAAGTTAGAACTCTCTCAATTCATATAAAAGTGGATCTTGCTATAGATAAATGATTCTGAACCCTACATTGTACTTGCTATTAGAGAGAGTTTCGAGCTTTGACTGATTGATAGCTTACCGACTTGAGTATCAAAAAGGTCCCCTAAATACGCCCTCAAACCCCTTTTAGCTCACTTGTTCTACTGTGCAGGTCATCCTCAACAGAATCGAGAACATCATCTGACATCAATCTTACCATCTAATACGTCACCAAAATCAAAGACAATTTTGGACGTCATCAATTTGTAAGAATTTTTATTCTcgaataataatttaaaataaataatatttttagtttACAATAAAActgtagttgaaaaaaaaaatgcaactttttaaaattgtttgcaCAACTGAAGAAACTCACAAGTATCAGTCGGTCTCCCCAGAGAAAAGAATGAGCGGTGGAAGTAGTATCAGTCGAGTCGTCCAACGCACTTGCCGGAGCTTCCTCACAAGGCCCTCTCGCCTCCCATTCTCTGCCATTCCTCCTCTCTTACAGTCTACAGCCATTCGAAACCCTTGTCGTCATCCTTTGTTTTCTCTCTTTCAAAACCCCAACTTTTCTTCTCCTACAGATTCTACTACTATTACTCTTCGGCTCTTAAACACCAGCTCCAATTCAAAGCACCACAAGGAAGATGAACAAGACGATGCGCTTCAATGTAATGTTATTCTCTTCCGCTCTCTTCCTCCTTTTCATATGCTCTGTAAAGTCACCGACTTGACCTTACGGTGGCAttgtctctctttgtttttcaatcttttttcttgttaaatTACCTCTGTTTGGTTTGTGGACGAAAGTAAATGATTAATCATATAGATTTTATGATTTAGCTTGTGTTAGTTTCTGGGTTGTGGGAAGCTTACACAAAGTGAGTCGAATCACTCTGTTAGGTTCTTTCATGAGTTTCTAATGTTGAAAGTTTCGAGATTTCTAAAGTTGGGTTATTCAAGGGAACTATTTCAGTTTATTAAGATTTCATATGGTCATGTGGGGATCTGGTAATGCCTCAAAAACCCTTCTATTGTGCCTGAGATAAGCATGCAATGCAAGTGTTTGATAAAAGTTCTATGATAAAAGCCATTGTACCCGTGAATTCTTAAACATAGAATACAGTTAAAAAGATCTAAGTTTATGGGTTAATCATCTTATTTTGCATTTTTCGCTTATCTAGGACTTGGAATTGTAACTGTCAAAACACGTGGACAATGCAAGAAATCTAGAATACTAATTGCAGTTTCCTTTTTCCTGATGGTTGCCATGTATAGTTGTGTGGTTTGCTTGATGGATTTTATAGGCAAAGGAAAAAGGCTACATAACCTAATTCTTAAGTGTAAGCAAATTTCATGGACTTTAAGTTGCTTATGAGCATCAAATAAATGTGCCTCCAAGGTGGTTATCATTTTTTGTGGTCGCTAATTCGACATGTTTACTGTAAAAATCAGCTTTTGAATTCTCCCTTGTGAAGTGTgttaaaaaactaaaaagaaccCAAAGTCGGCGGTTGTGTTGATATTTTGAAGATTCAGCATTTAATCTGCAATTATGTGTTTAATTACATTTGGATTTACAGATACAAGCATTGATGAGGAAACCCCTGAAGAAATAGAATTGTGGGAGGAGGAGGACGAGGAGGCTGAACCCGAGGTATTATGGTTTGGCTTACTATTCTACTTACTGAACTTTCAATTCAGCTATGTTATACATTCTGTTTGATGTTAGATTCTCGTTAATTTAGATTGGTGATGGAGGGGATGGTGGTGGAGTAGTTCTGCAAGGTCTTCCCTGGGGAGAGCGTGCTCTTTCTCTTGCCCATGAGGTTCTGTCACAGTTTGGTGATCCCATGAAGCTATACGCTTTCAAGATCACTCCCCGTGGATATGTATATGTGAGACTAGACAACCTCTCAAACGAGTATGATCTTCTAAAGCTTTATGTTAAGTCCTTAACTTCTGTAAAAATTGGATTTTCCTTGttaattttattcaaatccAACTTACTTGTTTAAAAAATGACAGCATACATCTGAGCTGAACTCTGACGGCCCAGTTTACAGTTACTAATAATCATTCGACCAAAGTTCTATACAAATTGTCTGCATATTCTTATTGGTCTGTTGTTTGGAAAAGATGGAGTTTTCCATATATCGTAGAGGACTTCTAGTTGCTTTCTTATAGAGAAATTTGGTCCTCTTACATATCGTGTATAATGCTCGTATATTTGACGTCTGTAGCAcgttttattgatgtggcaaTTTTTCTCTCACAAGTTATGGGTGCCCAAGCATGGAGGAGCTTGAAAACTATAGTCAAGCGTACAAAAAAAGATTAGATGAAGCCGGGGCACTCGGAGAAACACCTGATGATTTGGCTCTCGAGGTAATTCTTAATCCTTAAAAATGGTTCTGTACACTGTTCCATTGAGTTTTGCTGTGATGTCAGATGTATCTGATGTTCTAAAAAAATGTTGCTTTCGCTCGAAGGTATCTTCTCCAAGCGCAGAGAGATTGCTAAAGGTGCCAGATGATCTTTCTCGATTCAAAGACATGCCTATGAGAGTATGCTATAGAGAAGACATGGAGTCTAAATTCCCAGAGAAGAATGGGGTCTTCCTGTTGGAATCCATTGAACTGGAAACACAGAGATGCATATGGAAGTTAGCAAATGTGAAAGAAAACAGGGACCCTGAGAGCAAAGGTAGACCTCTAAGCCGTAAACAGAAGGATTGGAGATTACAACTGCCATATGAGATGCACATAAGGGTCACTCTATGCCTTGATTACTAACAAATTAGCGACTCCTTTTACTTCAGTGTAAGACTGAATGATGTAGACTTTGTTGTTGCTTTTGTTTAAAAGTTTAaatgtgaaacaaaaatttgtGTGGCTTTAGGGATATCTTGTGGCAGCAAATTTGTTTGGAAATTTAGTGACCACTCTAGTTTTGTTGCAGCAGATCatatgaaagagaaagttaTGTCAACCAAACTTATATTTACCAAGTTATAGTACAGGGCAATTAACCTTTCATAGTTTCATGCACCTcttatttgtgatttttttgggtaaccaagAACCAAACCATCGGACTTGGCTATTTTGGAAAGTCAAGTTGGGTCTAAACTTGAGTTGAACAGGTTGCGCGCACAATTTGCTGACAGATAAATTGAATCGTGGCTCAACGCGAAACTAAATGGGGGATAGATCCCATCAGGATCGAACCACGAAATCCCACATGCGTATCCTTTGGCCGAGGCCGATAACCAGTTGGGCTATCCCAATTTGGTACTCTTATTTCTGATTAACCACAAAGAATTTACCGTGTAGGATATTATGGCACTAAAACAACAAATGCCATTTTCACTTGattatcaatttcttttttatgtttgtgtatataattGGCTTTAGAGATAATACTTGAAAGAGCTGTGAATGTAAGAGGAATATATACAAGCCACCTAGCAGACTCATTTATAGATAAATGGACCACTATATGAATGATTTTTTGGACATTTCTATGAATGATTTTTTGgacatttctttttcttatcactACTTGACAAAAACCCTAAATTAGGTCGGTCAGTCCATTGccttcacattttgtgcatattcTGTCACTGTAACCATAAAGGTGGACTTAACATCAAGAGGAAATTAGCTTTGGAACCTGTGGAGGACAAGTTCAGCAGAGAAGAGAAGCCCTATATTTGACCAATCTTTGTTTGGGAGCCTAAATAACTAATTTCCAGCTCAAAAATGTTAAGATCCTAATGTTTTTCTTCCAGTTATCCTAAATGCTGATATGAATGCACACGATTCATATAAAATcatggacgcacatgatccatataAAATCGTTTGCGTGCATATCAATATTTGTGATAGTTGGGACAAACAACACTACGATCTATAAGAATAAGACTGTTGTTTCCAACTGGACCCTAATGTAACTCTCCATTTTGTTTCCTATCCCATCAATTGATTAATGATTCCATTAATATACAACTTGAACTGCTGCTGCAATTCATATTCGCACTAATCATCATTGTCAAAGCATTTATACCACATAAGTGCTCTTACTGAAGAGTCAGTGAAAAGAAGCATACATATATTTAAGAATCTTTTCAGCCTAAAGAAAACTCAAGAATCTTTGAATTCCAATCCCAAGAGGATCCCAAGACTGAATGACAAGCATATATATGGGCCCAGCAA is part of the Tripterygium wilfordii isolate XIE 37 chromosome 7, ASM1340144v1, whole genome shotgun sequence genome and encodes:
- the LOC120001751 gene encoding uncharacterized protein LOC120001751; translated protein: MQLFKIVCTTEETHKYQSVSPEKRMSGGSSISRVVQRTCRSFLTRPSRLPFSAIPPLLQSTAIRNPCRHPLFSLFQNPNFSSPTDSTTITLRLLNTSSNSKHHKEDEQDDALQYTSIDEETPEEIELWEEEDEEAEPEIGDGGDGGGVVLQGLPWGERALSLAHEVLSQFGDPMKLYAFKITPRGYVYVRLDNLSNDYGCPSMEELENYSQAYKKRLDEAGALGETPDDLALEVSSPSAERLLKVPDDLSRFKDMPMRVCYREDMESKFPEKNGVFLLESIELETQRCIWKLANVKENRDPESKGRPLSRKQKDWRLQLPYEMHIRVTLCLDY